The following are encoded together in the Humulus lupulus chromosome 5, drHumLupu1.1, whole genome shotgun sequence genome:
- the LOC133778894 gene encoding rust resistance kinase Lr10-like translates to MANRSLEKNIFSQEGTTSLSCEQIFEISLGVACGIEYMHQGCCMQILHFDIKPHNILLDENFIPKVSDFGLARLCSLDNNNVSLTAARGTLGYIAPELFYKNIGGVSNKADVYSFGMLLMEMASKRKNIVAVAGNTSQIYSPSWAHDQLSQEKNVDVATADIDGEDSIIIKKMIIVALWCIQIKPSDRPTMNKVIELLEGEIECLHMPPKPSLYELEKPIDHVQFTLYSVDSIIPSLTLQR, encoded by the coding sequence ATGGCTAACAGATCTTTGGAAAAAAACATTTTTTCTCAAGAAGGAACTACCTCCTTAAGTTGTGAGCAAATATTTGAAATTTCACTTGGTGTCGCATGTGGAATTGAGTATATGCACCAAGGATGTTGCATGCAAATTTTACACTTTGATATCAAACCTCACAACATTCTTTTGGATGAAAATTTTATTCCAAAAGTTTCTGATTTTGGGTTAGCAAGATTATGTTCATTGGATAATAATAATGTGTCCCTAACTGCAGCAAGAGGAACCTTAGGATATATAGCTCCTGAgctattttacaaaaatattggAGGAGTTTCTAATAAAGCTGATGTGTATAGTTTTGGAATGTTGTTGATGGAAATGGCAAGTAAAAGAAAGAATATAGTCGCAGTTGCAGGAAATACTAGTCAAATTTACTCTCCTTCATGGGCGCATGATCAATTAAGTCAAGAAAAAAATGTCGACGTCGCAACAGCAGATATAGATGGGGAAGATTcaataattataaagaaaatGATTATAGTGGCATTATGGTGTATACAAATAAAGCCAAGTGATCGCCCTACAATGAACAAAGTCATAGAATTGCTTGAAGGAGAAATTGAATGTCTACATATGCCTCCTAAACCTTCTCTATATGAATTGGAGAAGCCTATTGATCATGTTCAATTTACATTGTATTCAGTGGACTCAATAATACCATCATTAACACTACAAAGATAA